One window from the genome of Ananas comosus cultivar F153 linkage group 13, ASM154086v1, whole genome shotgun sequence encodes:
- the LOC109719540 gene encoding calmodulin-binding protein 25-like → MSILDSSWISETFARETDALTRALQVSLSPSSSTISSPSHPSSSSSAAAAALLLRLVNNPHHSAAAAAAAAAAAAGAGPRFQMPPAVASRRISKRRSRASKRLPTTYISVDPANFRRMVQEVTGVRFGEGDGPAEPAPTRPDQSLFAADRAASGLPPQPSCGLPTLDTSAFLLDRAGSELREDGSVGPDLGGPGFEFDPFPCFPTLESWGGV, encoded by the coding sequence ATGTCGATCCTCGATTCGAGCTGGATCTCCGAGACCTTCGCCCGGGAAACCGACGCCCTAACCCGCGCTCTTCAGGtatctctctccccctcctcctccaccatctcctcCCCCTcgcacccctcctcctcctcctccgccgccgccgccgctctcctcctccgcctcgtcAACAACCCTCAccactccgccgccgccgccgccgccgccgccgccgcggctgcGGGGGCGGGGCCGAGGTTCCAGATGCCTCCGGCGGTGGCTTCTAGAAGGATCTCGAAGCGGAGATCCCGCGCGTCGAAGCGGCTCCCGACGACGTACATCAGCGTGGATCCGGCGAACTTCCGGCGGATGGTCCAGGAGGTGACCGGGGTCCGGTTCGGCGAGGGGGACGGCCCGGCCGAGCCGGCTCCGACCCGGCCGGACCAGAGCCTGTTCGCCGCGGACCGGGCCGCCTCGGGGCTGCCGCCGCAGCCGAGCTGCGGCTTGCCCACGCTCGACACGTCGGCGTTCCTGCTCGACCGGGCCGGCTCGGAGCTGCGGGAGGACGGTTCGGTTGGACCGGACCTCGGTGGGCCGGGGTTCGAGTTCGACCCGTTCCCGTGCTTCCCTACGTTGGAGTCGTGGGGCGGAGTGTGA